In Lysinibacillus sp. 2017, the DNA window AGCTGATTTTATTGAGCATATGGCGAAAGTTCATCCTTCTGTTCATCAGGCATATAAAGAAATTGAATTACGTAAATGGCGAGAACGTAATATGTACGAGCGTGTTATGCAAGAAATTGCTGTCTGCGCAAAACTATGGGAATCCGAAGCACATCACGTAGCAGTTAATAATTTTTTAAATAAATCCAAAAAGTAATACTAGCGAGCAAGCACAAATCTATTTTTGTGGTTGCTCTTTTTTATTCTATTTCATTCCCCCGTGCATATAGTAGTAAAAAATATGAGGTGGTGCATGATGGAACAAAAAAGAAGGAAAGACCAATGGACTTTAGCAGATGATGAAAAGCTTGCGGAAATTGTTATTCAAACAGTTCAAAATGGACGCACACAGCTCGAAGCGTTTGAACAAGCTGCACAGGCGTTGAATCGTACGAAGCAAGCGTGTGGGTTTCGATGGAATAAGACGTTACGAGCGCAGTATGGACAAGTTTTAAATAGTGTTAGAAAACGTCCTAAACAATTAATGCGCAGTCATTTAAAGTTAGCATTATCAAGTTTTGAAGAATTAACAGAAGCTTATAATGATTTAGAAATGAAATACTCGGAGCTTCAAACCGAATATGAAAAGGTTTTAAAGTGGATGCAACAAGGCGCTTTACTAATAAGGGAAAAAACAAATCAATGAGTTTTATTTGAATATTAGAGAAATAATAATATTATTCGAGAAAATATTTGTATTTAAATTTAAAGCTAGCTTACAATAGGATAGAAACATAGCGCTTTTTCGCGCAAATATCTTCTATTAGGGGGAATTATAATGGCAGAAGTAAAAGCACAAATGGCAGGAACAGTTTTTGAGGTAAGTGTAAAAGAAGGCGGTAGTGTAACAAAGGGGCAGACACTTATCATTTTAGAATCTATGAAAATGGAAATTGCACATGATTCAGAAAGTGATGGAACAGTAGTGAAGATCCATGTAACTGAAGGAGATTTTGTTGAAGAAAATGATGTATTAGTGGAACTAGCTTAATCGCCAGGGGGAGAAATGCATGACGCAGTCAACATATAATAATCACTTACAACAAAAAATTGACACCATCAATGCAGGTGGTCAATCAAAATATCATGAAAAGTTAAAAGAAACGAACAAATTATTTGTGCGTGACCGCTTGAAGCTATTGTTTGATGACGGGCAATATGAAGAAGATGGACGTTTTGCAAATTGCGAAGCGGGCGATTTACCAGCAGATGGCGTCGTGACAGCAATTGGTCAAATTGATGGGCAAACTGTATGTGTTATGGCCAATGATTCGACAATTAAAGCAGGTTCTTGGGGTTCACGCACAGTTGAAAAAATTATTCGAATTCAAGAAACGGCAGAGAAATTACAAGTGCCAATTTTATACTTAGTAGATTCTGCGGGAGCACGCATTACCGATCAATTGAAGATGTTCCCTGGCAGACGTGGTGCGGGGCGAATTTTCCACAATCAAGTTCGTATGAGTGGGATGGTACCTCAAATTTGTATTCTATTCGGTCCATCAGCTGCAGGTGGGGCTTATATTCCTGCATTTTGTGACATTGTTATCATGGTGGATGGCAATGCTTCTATGTATTTAGGCTCGCCGCGTATGGCAGAAAAAGTTATTGGAGAAAAAGTAACGTTAGAGGAAATGGGCGGCGCGCGCATGCACTGTACAGTAAGTGGCTGTGGAGATGTACTTGCGGAAAATGAAGAGCAGGCAATACTGCATGCTCGCCGCTATATTAGCTATTTCCCTGCGAACTTTGCGGAGTTTCCTCCACTTGAAGAAGTGAAGGCACCAATTGCTAGTAAACCGTTAGAAGAAATCATTCCAGAAAATCAAAACGCACCATTTGATATGTATGAATGCATTGACCAATTAATTGATGCTGATAGTTTCTTTGAAGTTAAAAAATTATTTGCACCAGAGCTTATTACAGGCTTAGCAAGAATTGACGGGCAAGTAGTTGGAATTGTTGCGAATCAGCCAAAAGTAAAAGGCGGCGTTCTATTTGTAGATTCTGCGGATAAGGCATCGAAGTTTATTACATTATGTGATGCCTTTTCAATTCCGCTGTTATTTTTAGCGGATGTACCAGGCTTTATGATTGGAACAAAGGTAGAACGCGCTGGAATCATTCGTCATGGAGCAAAATTTATTTCCGCGATGAGTTCGGCAACTGTTCCGAAAATCTCGGTTATTATTCGTAAAGCGTACGGAGCTGGCCTTTATGCGATGTGTGGACCGGCATTTGATCCAGATGTAGTTATTGCGCTACCGACAGCTCAAATTGCAGTTATGGGTCCTGAAGCGGCTGTGAACGCTGTCTATTCGAATAAAATAGAAGCAATTGTAGATCCGAAAGAACGTATGCAATTTGTGAAGCAAAAAATCGAAGAGTATAAAGAAGAGATTGATCTTTATAAATTAGCATCGGAAATGGTTATTGATGATATTGTTGCACCAAATCAATTGAGAACGACATTGGTTCAACGTTTAAATTATTATAATTCTAAACAAATGGTGCTTCCATATCGAAAACATCCAGTGTATCCAGTATAATAGAGTTAGCTGAGGGTCTGTCTTGAAGGCAGACCTTTTTAATTCGAAAAAAATTTGAGGTATAATAAATGCAAATTGAAATCATTGGCGCGGGCGCTGTGGGATTATTATTAGCAAGTTTTTATGCGGAAAACGGAGCGGAAGTTCGTCTCATTACAAGAGCGAAAAATAAGCAGGAAAAATACATACAAATTAAGCGAACAAATACAGATGCAACTACGCAGTTTTTTCAAGTGGAGGAAGCATCAACTATTCGTCAAGATACGGATTTAGTCATCATTGCTGTGAAGTATGGACAATTACAACAGGTATATGAGCAGTTAAAAACAATTCGTTCTACGATACCGCTTTTATTTGTTCAAAACGGCATTGCGCATTTCGAAGAAGCGATGCAATTAGAACAGCAGAACATAGCCTTTAGTTCCGTTCAATTTGGTGCACAGAAGCTAGATGTCCATCATGTTGCACATAAAGGTATGGGGTTGATGAAAATTGCGGTAGGAAAAGGAGAGCTCTCGAAATTTTCTATAGTAAAATCGTTTTCGAGCGACCTGCTACCCATTTTGTTTGAGTTAGATGCAGAAGCCATGCTTATGGAAAAAGCATTATTAAATAGCTTTATTAATCCGTTAACTGCCATTCTTCGGGTAAAAAATGGTCAGCTAATTGAGCAAAACAATGCTTTTCAATTATTAAAAAGTTTATATAATGAAATAATAGATACGTTTCCTCAATATGCCGATACTTTTCAATTTGAACAGGTGGTCGGGCTATGTGAGAAAACGTCGCAAAATACATCGTCTATGTTAGCAGACATTCAAGCAGGTAGAAAAACAGAAATTGATACCATTGTTGGCGCTATTTTAAAAAAAGCGCATATACAAAATAAGCAAATGCCAATGTTACAAACGCTTTATATGCTGGTAAAAGCGTTTGAGGAGAGCGGTGAGACAATGTGATGTTAGTTGTTCAATTTGTATTAGCAACCATAATATTATGTCCAATTCTTGCATTTATCGTGACACAAATTATTTGTCGTAAAATTCGACTGGGTAAGCATAAAGCAATTGGTTATTCAGCGGATGTAACGACAGGGTTATTGTTTTTTTCTGTGCCAATCGCCATCCAAGCTTTATGGGATAAGTCAGTAGTTATCCCTGTATTAGTTACGGCGCTTATTATAGCAATTCTTTTTACATATATTGATTGGCGAACAAAGAAGGAAATCGAAGTAAAACCGCTATTTAAAAAAATATGGCGCATTTATTTTATCCTTTTAAGTATTACATATTTTTTAATATGGGCAGTTGGTTTAACACACTCAGTAATTATTTTTATGATGGTGGATTAAACGAAGGCATTTTCTTTTTACTATGCGTACATAACAGTTAAAATGAAAATGGATAAAGTGAACCCGACAATCAGTGGGAAGTCATCTCTACTGTTAATACGGGATAAATGAAACAAATATATAGTTTGTTACTGAGTAGAGGAGAATTTCAATGAAGCTGGAACAAATACAATCCCCAGTGAATAATAAATTATTAGCGGATTATTGGGCTGAAAATACAGCGATACATTCATTTTTTGATTATCAATACAATGAGCAGGCCTTTTACGAACGTGCGACCTATTTACAAAACAAAACGCATCGTTCTGAACAACTAGCTCAAATTATACGCGAATATATGTCACAATACGGCGTATCTGAAAAGGTAAATGAACATTTAATAGAGTTAGAACAAGGTGCGCTTGTTATTGTAGGCGGTCAGCAATCAGGATTATTAACGGGGCCGCTCTATTCCGTGCATAAGGCGATTTCAGTTATTCTCTTAGCAAAACAGCAACGTGAAAAATTGAGTATACCCGTTGTACCAATGTTTTGGATTGCTGGAGAAGACCACGATATTGAAGAAATTAATCATACGTATACGATCGTTGATGCAGAAGTAAAAAAGCGTGGCTATAGCGAACGCTCAAAATTTAAAACAATGGCTTCAACGACTGTGTTGAATCAAGAAGCCATACAACAATTTATTGCGACTGTTTTTAAAGATTTTGGAGAAACGCAATATACGGAACAATTATTAAATACAGTTTTAGCACATGCAAATAGCAGTTCAACATTCACAGATTTCTTCACAAGATTAATGAATGATCTATTTAAAAATCATGGCTTGCTGTTATTAGATGCGACGTACGGTCCATTCCGTCAATACGAAAAGGCCTATTTTGAAGCAATCATTAAAAATAATGAAGAAATTGCCCATAAAGTTGTTGCGCAAGAAGAAAAATTAGTACAAGCAGGTTATTCGATGCCGATTGGTGCAACAAAACAAAATGCTAACTTGTTTTACGTGAAAGATGGGGAACGCTTTTTACTTGAACGTAAAGAGGGTCGCTTTAAAAATGTTCTAGCTCACGCAAATTTCTCGAAAGAGGATTTATTGGGACTAGCTAAAAATGAGCCGCAGCTACTAAGCAACAATGTTGTGACGCGTCCACTTATGCAAGAAATGACGATTCCTGTATTATCGTTTGTTGGTGGACCTGGAGAGTTAGCTTATTGGGCTACGTTAAAGCCAGCGTTTGAAACACTAAATTTACAAATGCCGATTTTTGCACCAAGAATGAATATTACGATGCTGACAAGACAAGTTCAAACGCTATTACAGCAAAATAATATAACAGTTGAACAAGCAATAAATAATGGAGTCGAACAAAAATTAGCGAAGTTTGTTGAAAGTATTCAAGATGAAAAGTCTCAGCAATTAATCGAACAAATGAATGACCAACTCGCAGAACAATATGAGCAACTTTCGACATATTTACAGCAAGGAAATTATCATTTAGAGTCGTTAATTAAAAAAAATAAAGATTATCATGAACGACAGTTCCGCTATCTACAGGAAAAAATTAAACAGCAAGATACGGAAAAACATGATGTGGCCATTCGTCAATACAAAACAATTCAGTCAGAGCTTTACCCGAATGGTGGCTATCAAGAACGGGTGTACAGTCCATATCAATATATGAATGTATATGGATCGACATTAATTGATGATTTACTGTCGTTAGATATGGAAATTTCTAATCGACATAATATTGTATCGCTATAAAATAGAAGAGTTACCTCGTAATGAGGTAACTCTTTTTATGTCTTTTGGCACCGAACGTATGTGTGAGAATATGCTTATTTACTCGATTTTTCTATATTGGAAGGAGAAATGGCAAAATCAGTGGTGGAAAGTGGGGGGATGTGGTACATTATTTACTAAAGTGGGGTGAGTAGCATGTTCATGGGAGAATTTCAACATTCGATCGATGTTAAAGGCCGTATGATTGTACCTGCAAAGTTTCGTGAACCACTTGGTGAAACCTTTGTACTAACACGGGGTCTTGATCAATGTATTTTTGGATACCCTATGGATGAATGGCGAAAACTCGAAGAGAAATTAAAAGATTTACCGATGACCAAGAAAGATGCTCGAGCATTTGCACGATTTTTCTTTTCTGGTGCTACTGAAGTAGAAGTAGACAAGCAGGGCCGAATTAACATTCCATCAACACTAATTGGATACGCTCATCTTGAAAAAGAGTGCGTTGTATTAGGCGTATCGAGTAAAATTGAAATTTGGGCTAAAGAGGCTTGGAACGAGTACTTTAATAATTCGGCGGAATCCTTTAATGAGATTGCTGAAAATTTAATTGGCTTTGATTTCTAAAGCATTAAGAGGTGTTATTGGTAATGTTTGATCATACAACCGTATTATTGAAAGAAACTGTTGACGGGTTGAACATCAATCCTGATGGTATTTATGTAGATTGTACTCTAGGCGGTGCAGGTCACAGTGAATACTTAGTAAAACAATTGTCATCAAAAGGTCGATTAATTTGCTTTGACCAAGATACGATCGCTATTGAAAATGCGAAAGTACGGTTAGCGGACTATTTAGATCGTGTAACATTCGTACATTCAAACTTCCGCTATTTAAAAGAAGAACTATACAATTTGAATATTCATCAAGTAGATGGAATTTTATATGATTTAGGTGTTTCATCACCACAGTTAGATACGCCAGAGCGTGGCTTTAGTTATCATTATGATGCACCACTTGATATGCGTATGGACCAAACGGCTGAACTAACTGCGTATCATGTAGTAAATGAATGGGCTTTTGGAGATTTACTACGTATTTTCTTCCGTTATGGTGAAGAAAAGTTCTCGAAACAAATTGCGCGTAAAATTGAACAAGCTCGAGAAATTGCACCAATCGAAACGACAGCTCAATTAGTAGAACTAATTAAAGATGGAATTCCAGCTCCTGCTCGTCGAAAAGGTGGACATCCTGCAAAACGAATTTTCCAAGCTATTCGTATCGCGGTAAACGACGAATTAGGTGCAGCAGAAGATTCATTAGCAGATGCTATTGAACTATTGGCAATTGGTGGACGTATTAGCGTTATTACATTCCATTCATTAGAAGACCGTTTAACAAAAACAATGTTTAAAGAAGCTTCATCACTTCCAGATTTACCACCAGGTTTACCGATTATTCCAGATCATATGAAACCGATGTTGAAATTAGTGACTAGAAAACCAATTTTACCAACTGAAGAGGAGTTAGAGGCGAATAATCGTTCACGTTCAGCAAAACTACGAATTGCTGAAAAAATAAACGATAAAGGACGTGGGTAAGCGATGGCAGTTAGGGTAAGGCAAACATATATTCAACATCAGCCAGAACTACCCGAACAGGAGCAACAAAGGCTACCAGTCCAACCTAAAAAGAGAAAACCAAGGTTGTTTTCTGTTCGGGAACAGTTTTTATTTATCATTTTTGCAATTGTTGTAGCATCATTCGCCGTTTCCATTTTACATACACAAGGTGATATTCAGTCGAAGAGTATGGAAATCCAAAAAATTGAGCGAGAAATTACAGAGGCAAATAATAATAACGTAGATTTAAAAGTACGTGTAAGTGAGTTATCAACTCATGAACGTATTTGGGAAAAAGCGAAAGAACTCGGTTTAACACAAAATGAGAAAAATGTGAAGGTAGTGCCGGGAGAATGAAAAAGAGAAAATTTCGTTACCAGTATGGAGCCTTTCTGATGTTTATTTTATTTGGAGGGCTCTTTTTACTGTTATATTGGCGTTTTGTGTCCATTCAAGCGACGGGTGTTGTAAAAGGACATGAACTAGAAGCAGAAGCATTAGCAAAATATCAATCAGGTTATGTGCTGTCAGCAGATCGCGGGAAAATTTTTGACCGCAATGCGAATGTCATTGCAGAGGATACATTGAGTTATCGTCTTGTAGCTGTAATTCGCGAATCAGCAACAGAAAATCCCAAAAAACCAATTCATGTTGTGGACAAAACTGAAACAGCAAGACAGCTTGCTCAGTATATTCCTATGGATGAAGAAAAAATTTTAGAACTTTTAACGCCAGCTGAAGGCACAGATCCTTATCAAGTAGAGTTTGGATTAGCTGGACGCGGTATTAGTAATGAAGTAAAAAAACAAATAGAAGCTTTAAATTTACCAGGGATCATATTATTTAGTGACAAAAAGCGTTACTATCCAAACGGTTCCTTCGCATCGCATTTAATCGGTTTTGCGGTTCGTGAAACGGAAAAGGATGGTTCGTCTGAAGTTGTCGGAAAAATGGGGTTAGAGTCTATTTATGATGATCAATTAACTGGTGAAGATGGTAAGTTAATGTATCAACGCGATGCAAAGAATTACTTATTACCAAGTAGTGATAAAGTCGTTCAAGATGCACAAGATGGTAATGATATTTATTTAACGATTGATAAAACCGTTCAAAACTTTTTAGAGGATGCCATGTCTCGTGTGAATTCGAAATACAATCCGCAGGCCATGATTGGTGTCGTTGCAGATCCAAAGACTGGTGAAATATTAGCAATGTCTCAACGTCCAACTTTCAATCCAGATACACGCGAAGGACTAGATGGAAACTGGTTGAACGACGTTATTGAAAATACAATTGAGCCCGGTTCAACGATGAAAACATTTACAGTTGCTGCAGCGATGGATTCGGGAAATTGGCACCCAAACGCATGGTATAAATCCGGTTCATATAATGTATATGAAAATACGATTCGAGATCATAATACATATGGTTGGGGTACGATTACGTATTTAGAAGGATTCCAGCGTTCGAGTAATACAGCGATGACCAATTTACTTGATATTATGGGTTGGGACACACTTGAAAAATATTTAGACCGTTTTGGATTTGGACAAAAATCGGGAATTGATCTACCTGGTGAAGCCAGTGGGGTTATCAACTCTCACTATCCTTTAGAAAAATATACAACAACATTTGGGCAAGGTTCGACGGTCACACCAATTCAATTAATCCAAGGATTAACAGCAATCGCTAATGATGGGAAAATGATGCAACCGTTTGTGATTGATAAAATTGTTAATTCGAATACAGGTGAGGTTGTACTAGATTCTGAGCCAACTAAAAAAGGACAGCCGATTACAGCAGAAACAGCAAAAGCAATGCGTGAACTTTTAGCTTCAACCGTTTATGGAGAAAAAGGAAATGCAAAACGTTTCCAAATTGAGGGTTATGAGGTAGCTGGTAAAACAGGTACGGCTCAAATGCCAAAAGTATCTGGAGCAGGTTATGACTGGGGTAAAAATGAATTCTTGTATTCATTCCTAGGTATGGCACCAGTAGATGACCCACAACTAATTGTTTACATTGCCGTTGCAAAACCAAAACTTGGTGCAACAGAAGCTGGTTCGGATCCTGTATCACAAGTATTTAATTCAGTTGTACAAAACAGCTTGAAATATATGAATATTAATCCGACAGATGTAGCTGAAGTTCAAAAGAAAGCTATACCAAATATGGTTGGTCAACAAACAGATTCTGTTATGACAGAGCTTGAAGGTGATGGATTGCATCCTATTCTAATTGGTGAAGGTGGAGAAATTCTCGAGCAATTCCCAAAAGCTAA includes these proteins:
- a CDS encoding transcriptional regulator, producing MEQKRRKDQWTLADDEKLAEIVIQTVQNGRTQLEAFEQAAQALNRTKQACGFRWNKTLRAQYGQVLNSVRKRPKQLMRSHLKLALSSFEELTEAYNDLEMKYSELQTEYEKVLKWMQQGALLIREKTNQ
- a CDS encoding acetyl-CoA carboxylase biotin carboxyl carrier protein subunit, with the protein product MAEVKAQMAGTVFEVSVKEGGSVTKGQTLIILESMKMEIAHDSESDGTVVKIHVTEGDFVEENDVLVELA
- a CDS encoding acyl-CoA carboxylase subunit beta, which encodes MTQSTYNNHLQQKIDTINAGGQSKYHEKLKETNKLFVRDRLKLLFDDGQYEEDGRFANCEAGDLPADGVVTAIGQIDGQTVCVMANDSTIKAGSWGSRTVEKIIRIQETAEKLQVPILYLVDSAGARITDQLKMFPGRRGAGRIFHNQVRMSGMVPQICILFGPSAAGGAYIPAFCDIVIMVDGNASMYLGSPRMAEKVIGEKVTLEEMGGARMHCTVSGCGDVLAENEEQAILHARRYISYFPANFAEFPPLEEVKAPIASKPLEEIIPENQNAPFDMYECIDQLIDADSFFEVKKLFAPELITGLARIDGQVVGIVANQPKVKGGVLFVDSADKASKFITLCDAFSIPLLFLADVPGFMIGTKVERAGIIRHGAKFISAMSSATVPKISVIIRKAYGAGLYAMCGPAFDPDVVIALPTAQIAVMGPEAAVNAVYSNKIEAIVDPKERMQFVKQKIEEYKEEIDLYKLASEMVIDDIVAPNQLRTTLVQRLNYYNSKQMVLPYRKHPVYPV
- a CDS encoding ketopantoate reductase family protein — its product is MQIEIIGAGAVGLLLASFYAENGAEVRLITRAKNKQEKYIQIKRTNTDATTQFFQVEEASTIRQDTDLVIIAVKYGQLQQVYEQLKTIRSTIPLLFVQNGIAHFEEAMQLEQQNIAFSSVQFGAQKLDVHHVAHKGMGLMKIAVGKGELSKFSIVKSFSSDLLPILFELDAEAMLMEKALLNSFINPLTAILRVKNGQLIEQNNAFQLLKSLYNEIIDTFPQYADTFQFEQVVGLCEKTSQNTSSMLADIQAGRKTEIDTIVGAILKKAHIQNKQMPMLQTLYMLVKAFEESGETM
- a CDS encoding DUF3397 domain-containing protein; the protein is MLVVQFVLATIILCPILAFIVTQIICRKIRLGKHKAIGYSADVTTGLLFFSVPIAIQALWDKSVVIPVLVTALIIAILFTYIDWRTKKEIEVKPLFKKIWRIYFILLSITYFLIWAVGLTHSVIIFMMVD
- the bshC gene encoding bacillithiol biosynthesis cysteine-adding enzyme BshC, which produces MKLEQIQSPVNNKLLADYWAENTAIHSFFDYQYNEQAFYERATYLQNKTHRSEQLAQIIREYMSQYGVSEKVNEHLIELEQGALVIVGGQQSGLLTGPLYSVHKAISVILLAKQQREKLSIPVVPMFWIAGEDHDIEEINHTYTIVDAEVKKRGYSERSKFKTMASTTVLNQEAIQQFIATVFKDFGETQYTEQLLNTVLAHANSSSTFTDFFTRLMNDLFKNHGLLLLDATYGPFRQYEKAYFEAIIKNNEEIAHKVVAQEEKLVQAGYSMPIGATKQNANLFYVKDGERFLLERKEGRFKNVLAHANFSKEDLLGLAKNEPQLLSNNVVTRPLMQEMTIPVLSFVGGPGELAYWATLKPAFETLNLQMPIFAPRMNITMLTRQVQTLLQQNNITVEQAINNGVEQKLAKFVESIQDEKSQQLIEQMNDQLAEQYEQLSTYLQQGNYHLESLIKKNKDYHERQFRYLQEKIKQQDTEKHDVAIRQYKTIQSELYPNGGYQERVYSPYQYMNVYGSTLIDDLLSLDMEISNRHNIVSL
- the mraZ gene encoding division/cell wall cluster transcriptional repressor MraZ; amino-acid sequence: MFMGEFQHSIDVKGRMIVPAKFREPLGETFVLTRGLDQCIFGYPMDEWRKLEEKLKDLPMTKKDARAFARFFFSGATEVEVDKQGRINIPSTLIGYAHLEKECVVLGVSSKIEIWAKEAWNEYFNNSAESFNEIAENLIGFDF
- the rsmH gene encoding 16S rRNA (cytosine(1402)-N(4))-methyltransferase RsmH, with translation MFDHTTVLLKETVDGLNINPDGIYVDCTLGGAGHSEYLVKQLSSKGRLICFDQDTIAIENAKVRLADYLDRVTFVHSNFRYLKEELYNLNIHQVDGILYDLGVSSPQLDTPERGFSYHYDAPLDMRMDQTAELTAYHVVNEWAFGDLLRIFFRYGEEKFSKQIARKIEQAREIAPIETTAQLVELIKDGIPAPARRKGGHPAKRIFQAIRIAVNDELGAAEDSLADAIELLAIGGRISVITFHSLEDRLTKTMFKEASSLPDLPPGLPIIPDHMKPMLKLVTRKPILPTEEELEANNRSRSAKLRIAEKINDKGRG
- the ftsL gene encoding cell division protein FtsL, whose protein sequence is MAVRVRQTYIQHQPELPEQEQQRLPVQPKKRKPRLFSVREQFLFIIFAIVVASFAVSILHTQGDIQSKSMEIQKIEREITEANNNNVDLKVRVSELSTHERIWEKAKELGLTQNEKNVKVVPGE
- a CDS encoding penicillin-binding transpeptidase domain-containing protein; amino-acid sequence: MFILFGGLFLLLYWRFVSIQATGVVKGHELEAEALAKYQSGYVLSADRGKIFDRNANVIAEDTLSYRLVAVIRESATENPKKPIHVVDKTETARQLAQYIPMDEEKILELLTPAEGTDPYQVEFGLAGRGISNEVKKQIEALNLPGIILFSDKKRYYPNGSFASHLIGFAVRETEKDGSSEVVGKMGLESIYDDQLTGEDGKLMYQRDAKNYLLPSSDKVVQDAQDGNDIYLTIDKTVQNFLEDAMSRVNSKYNPQAMIGVVADPKTGEILAMSQRPTFNPDTREGLDGNWLNDVIENTIEPGSTMKTFTVAAAMDSGNWHPNAWYKSGSYNVYENTIRDHNTYGWGTITYLEGFQRSSNTAMTNLLDIMGWDTLEKYLDRFGFGQKSGIDLPGEASGVINSHYPLEKYTTTFGQGSTVTPIQLIQGLTAIANDGKMMQPFVIDKIVNSNTGEVVLDSEPTKKGQPITAETAKAMRELLASTVYGEKGNAKRFQIEGYEVAGKTGTAQMPKVSGAGYDWGKNEFLYSFLGMAPVDDPQLIVYIAVAKPKLGATEAGSDPVSQVFNSVVQNSLKYMNINPTDVAEVQKKAIPNMVGQQTDSVMTELEGDGLHPILIGEGGEILEQFPKANSSLIKGGIVFLKTDGDISLPSFENWSLRNMLVYKTLTKLPIELFGEGYVESQSVSQGTIVSDQSPIVVKLKTPQEHYLTPPAEDMEEGESEVENEEEALPQD